Proteins encoded in a region of the Telopea speciosissima isolate NSW1024214 ecotype Mountain lineage unplaced genomic scaffold, Tspe_v1 Tspe_v1.0765, whole genome shotgun sequence genome:
- the LOC122648316 gene encoding uncharacterized protein LOC122648316, which translates to MEVEDWAASSDGTADSDVYLQDTDDEEIQYESGSFPKLQFRKNKSKACWDAEMGMAEVMEKKGRIWTTMGVVRRSKTYCFIEEILYLAQIGALVLLDAYDTVLSLKDICEKVAEGKNGCHWEAFEAYRHLKSLGYIVSRHGVPWTMKSVQSFSDSACLEGTTESNEIADRKSEDELSIISLFKDLHINELRLGFDVYLPNSKFRKSCPGDPSFILCLTRYVMKWQILL; encoded by the exons ATGGAAGTTGAAGATTGGGCAGCATCTTCTGATGGAACAGCTGATTCAGATGTCTACTTGCAAGATACAGATGATGAAGAGATTCAGTATGAGTCTGGCTCTTTCCCCAAGTTGCAATTTAG GAAAAATAAATCCAAGGCTTGCTGGGATGCGGAGATGGGAATGGCAGAGGTTATGGAAAAGAAGGGTAGAATATGGACAACAATGGGAGTAGTTCGAAGGAGCAAAACTTACTGCTTCATCGAGGAGATCTT ATATCTGGCTCAAATTGGGGCATTGGTTCTCTTAGATGCATATGATACAGTCCTCTCCTTGAAAGATATATGTGAGAAGGTTGCAGAAGGCAAGAATGGATGTCATTGGGAGGCTTTTGAGGCTTACAGACACTTAAAGTCCCTTGGATACATAGTTAGCCGACATGGGGTCCCTTGGACTATGAAGAGTGTTCAGAGCTTCTCTGATTCTGCTTGTCTTGAAGGCACTACAGAAAGCAATGAGATAGCAGATAGGAAATCAGAAGATGAACTTtccatcatcagcctttttaAAGATTTGCATATTAATGAACTGAGGCTGGGTTTTGATGTTTATCTTCCCAACAGCAAGTTTAGAAAGTCTTGTCCTGGTGATCCAAGTTTTATCCTCTGCTTAACCAGGTACGTGATGAAATGGCAGATTCTCTTATAG